A genome region from Candidatus Hydrogenedentota bacterium includes the following:
- a CDS encoding NUDIX hydrolase — METWHKSDILFDGKVFRLRVGSVLLDTGETAYREVVEHPGGVCVLPYTGKEFILLRQFRIAHNRVLIEAPAGKLEPDETPEECGRKELREETGFVADQFISLGQVLPSVGFCNEIIHLFLAKGLRHVGAELEPEERIETFTMTVEEAREQMAGIGFEDAKTHVIVHRALNYLEPTLSA; from the coding sequence ATGGAAACTTGGCATAAGAGCGATATTCTTTTTGACGGGAAAGTGTTTCGCCTTCGTGTAGGTTCAGTACTGCTGGATACGGGAGAAACAGCCTACAGAGAGGTGGTCGAACATCCCGGCGGTGTTTGTGTGCTGCCCTATACCGGAAAAGAGTTCATCCTGCTCCGTCAGTTTCGGATTGCCCACAATAGAGTTCTTATTGAGGCTCCTGCCGGAAAACTTGAACCCGATGAAACGCCTGAGGAATGTGGGCGCAAAGAGTTGCGGGAAGAAACGGGTTTTGTAGCCGACCAATTCATATCATTGGGGCAGGTGCTGCCCTCCGTGGGGTTCTGCAATGAAATCATCCACCTCTTTCTGGCAAAAGGGCTGCGCCACGTGGGAGCCGAACTCGAACCGGAAGAGCGTATCGAAACCTTCACAATGACCGTGGAAGAGGCACGCGAACAAATGGCGGGGATTGGGTTTGAGGACGCCAAGACCCATGTGATTGTTCACCGTGCTTTAAATTATTTAGAGCCGACCCTAAGCGCTTAA
- the rho gene encoding transcription termination factor Rho, which produces MAIKDMKAMTMRQLNDLAEQLGLREYGGLKKQDLIFRLLQASIEKSGSAYGEGTLEILTDGFGFLRSPDYSYLPGPDDIYVSPSQIRKFGLRTGDSVTGHVRPPKSGERYFALLKVESVNGESPDEAYKRINFDNLTPLHPDKRLRLETTQDEIAMRIMDLISPIGKGQRGLIVAAPFTGKTVLLQKIANSIVVNHPETTVIVLLIDERPEEVTDMQRSVQGEVIASTFDEPPERHVQVAEMVLNKAKRLVEHKRDVIILLDSITRLARAYNVIVPASGKVLSGGVDSNALQRPKRFFGAARNIEEGGSLTILATALIETGSRMDDVIFEEFKGTGNMELHLDRRLMEKRVFPAIDVNKSRTRKEELLITQEELERIWLLFRVLSSLESTEAADLLIGKLKKTKSNEDFLASIQKM; this is translated from the coding sequence ATTGCCATAAAAGATATGAAAGCCATGACCATGCGGCAACTGAATGATCTTGCCGAACAGCTGGGACTGCGCGAATATGGGGGCCTTAAAAAGCAGGACCTTATTTTCAGGTTGTTGCAGGCGAGCATCGAAAAGTCAGGTTCTGCTTATGGTGAGGGCACCCTTGAAATCTTAACCGATGGTTTCGGTTTCCTTCGTTCGCCGGACTATTCCTATTTGCCCGGTCCGGATGATATCTATGTGTCCCCCTCGCAAATACGCAAATTTGGTCTTCGTACAGGAGACAGCGTAACCGGTCATGTGCGCCCGCCGAAAAGCGGGGAACGGTATTTCGCATTGCTTAAAGTGGAATCGGTCAATGGCGAAAGCCCCGACGAGGCGTATAAACGCATCAACTTTGATAATCTGACCCCCCTCCATCCTGATAAGCGCCTGCGCTTGGAAACGACACAAGACGAAATCGCAATGCGGATCATGGATTTGATTTCGCCCATAGGCAAGGGACAGCGCGGTTTAATTGTTGCCGCGCCCTTTACCGGTAAGACCGTATTGCTTCAAAAAATTGCCAATAGCATTGTCGTCAACCATCCGGAAACAACAGTCATTGTGTTGCTCATTGATGAGCGCCCCGAGGAAGTTACAGACATGCAGCGTTCTGTACAAGGGGAAGTCATCGCGTCTACATTCGATGAGCCGCCCGAACGGCACGTACAAGTTGCTGAAATGGTACTCAACAAGGCCAAACGCTTGGTAGAACACAAACGGGATGTCATTATCCTTCTTGACTCTATTACGCGCCTTGCCCGCGCTTACAACGTCATTGTCCCCGCTAGCGGAAAAGTATTGTCCGGTGGTGTCGATTCTAATGCCTTGCAGCGGCCGAAGCGCTTCTTTGGCGCGGCGCGCAATATCGAAGAGGGCGGCAGCTTGACCATCCTTGCCACGGCTTTGATCGAAACAGGAAGCCGCATGGACGATGTCATTTTTGAGGAATTCAAAGGCACGGGCAATATGGAGCTCCATTTGGATCGTCGTCTCATGGAAAAACGTGTCTTCCCCGCCATTGATGTCAACAAGTCGCGTACCCGTAAAGAAGAATTGTTGATTACGCAAGAAGAATTGGAACGGATCTGGCTGCTCTTTAGAGTGTTGAGTTCCTTGGAATCCACCGAAGCGGCAGACCTGCTTATTGGAAAGCTCAAGAAAACAAAATCCAATGAAGATTTCTTGGCCTCCATACAAAAAATGTAA